DNA sequence from the Stenotrophomonas sp. 24(2023) genome:
CAGTGCAGCGTCATAGCGGCCCGGGTCGCGCGAGGCCAGCACCAGCTCGATCAAATAGCGCTCCAGTGCCGGTGCCATATGCAGGCCCAGCACTTCACGGCGGGCATCGAAGACGTCCTGCAGCGGCAGCTTCCCGGGCGAGGTGCTGACGTTGTCCAACGCCCCACGGGCACGCTCGCGCGCCAGCCGCAGGATTTCCGATTCGGCCGCCTGGTCGGGGTAATCGATGCGCACATGCATCAGGAAGCGGTCCAGCTGGGCTTCCGGCAGCGGGAACGTGCCTTCCTGCTCGATCGGGTTCTGCGTGGCCATCACCAGGAACAGCGGCGGCAGGGCGTAGGTATGCCGTCCCACCGTCACCTGCCGCTCCCCCATCGCCTCCAGCAGCGCGGACTGGACCTTGGCCGGTGCACGGTTGATTTCATCGGCCAGCAGGATGGGATGGAAGATCGGGCCGGGAACGAATTCGAAACGCCCTTCCTGGGGCCGCCAGATCTCGGTGCCGGTCAGATCGGCCGGCAGCAGGTCCGGGGTGAACTGCACACGCGAGAACTCCGCCTCCAGCCGCGCTGCCAACGCACGGATGGCCGTGGTCTTGGCCAGGCCGGGTGCGCCTTCGACCAGCAGGTGGCCATCGGCCAGCAGCGCGATCAGCAGGCGTTCCACCAGGGCGGCCTGGCCGACGATCTCGGCCGACAGCGCCTGGCGTAGCGCGGCGAACGCCTCGTGCAGGCGGGAAGGTGCGGCGGCGGCCGGGGCCACGGCGGTGTCAGGCATCGGGGGAGGCAGGTTCATGGCAGGGTTGGACCGGCGTGGGACGGCACGGGTTCCCTACATCATCGCAGGCCACGGCGCCGGGTGGCATCAAGATCGCCTGAACGCCGGAAACGACACGGGCCGCTGATGCGGCCCGTGTCATCGTGCAGGCACGGCGGCCTGCTCAGCTGCGCTTGGCCACGCGCAGCACCTTCGGGGTCACGAACACCAGCAGTTCGGCCTTGTCCTTGCTGCGGCTGCGCTGCTTGAACAGGTTGCCCAGGAAGGGCACATCGCCCAGGAACGGCACCTTGCTGACGCTGTTGCGGTCGGTGAACTCGTACACGCCACCGATGACCACCGTCTGGCCGTCTTCCACCAGCACGGCCGTGTTGACTTCGCGACGGTTGATTTCCGGCACTTCGCCGTAGCCGGCCAGGGTGATGTAGCGCTGCACCTCGTCCTTCTTCACCTGCATGTTGAGGAACACGCGGTTGTCGTTGGTGATGGTCGGGGTCACCCGCAGTTCCAGCACCACTTCCTTG
Encoded proteins:
- a CDS encoding MoxR family ATPase, giving the protein MNLPPPMPDTAVAPAAAAPSRLHEAFAALRQALSAEIVGQAALVERLLIALLADGHLLVEGAPGLAKTTAIRALAARLEAEFSRVQFTPDLLPADLTGTEIWRPQEGRFEFVPGPIFHPILLADEINRAPAKVQSALLEAMGERQVTVGRHTYALPPLFLVMATQNPIEQEGTFPLPEAQLDRFLMHVRIDYPDQAAESEILRLARERARGALDNVSTSPGKLPLQDVFDARREVLGLHMAPALERYLIELVLASRDPGRYDAALARRIAWGVSPRGSIALERCARARAWLAGRDFVTPDDVRAVAADVLRHRVLPSYEATAEGWDGQRLVDELLARVPAP